The nucleotide sequence TCGGGGCCGTCCGGGACCTCGCGCAGATGGGCGGCGTAAGCCAGCAGGTCTCGCTTGGTGACCTGTCCGGCCTCGCCCGTTCCGGAGACCTCCCGCAGGTCGATGCCCATCTCCTTGGCGGCCTTGCGGACGGGAGGCTTGGCCAGGGCCGGCTGGGAGGCCCGCGCCGGCTGCGCTGCGGCCGCGCCGCTTCCCGGGGCCGCGGCCTCCTCTCGGGAGCCGCCCCCGGCCAGGCGGGCCAGCCGGTCGCCGCGCGAGCCGGGCCCCTGCCCCAGGCCCGCTCGCGAGAGCAGGTCGGCGATGCCGTCGCCCAGCGAGGCCCTCCCGCCGGCGGGCTCGGCCGTGCTGCGGCCGCGCGAGGGCTCGGCCTGCTCAGCAGGGGCTTCCGGACGGGTCGGCTCCGGGCGGGCGGGGCGGCGCGAGCGCTGCCTGCGCACGACCGGATCCGCCTTGGGACCCGACCCCACGAGCGGCTTCTGCTGCGGCTCCTCCTCCGCGCTGGAGGACTGCGCCGGTGCTTCCGGATCGCTCGAATCGGCGGCGGCATCGCCGCCCGCGCTGGTGGCAGAGTAGCCCGGATCCGGGCGCGAGCCCGGGGCCTCGGCGGAGTCGCCGATCGAGACCAGCCCTGCGCCGACCTCCAGGGTCTCGCCCTCCTGGGCGAGCAGCTCGAGGACGGCCCCCTCCCAGGGCGAGGGCAGCTCGACGAGCGACTTGGCGGTCTCGATCTCCACGAGGGGCTGATCGACGGAGACCTGGTCGCCGACGCGCACCTTCCAGGTGACGATCTCGGCTTCGGTGAGCCCCTCGCCGACATCGGGGAGGCGGAAGATCTGTGCCATGCGGGAATCCTTCGGAAGCGACGGTGCGGGGCGCGTGCGTGCGGTGAGCGGGTCCTAGTAGGCGAAGGCCCGGTCCATGCCGTCCAGGACGCGGTCCAGGTCCGGGACGTAGTCCGCCTCGACCCCGGCGGGCGGGTAGGGCATGTGGTAGCCACCCACGCGGATCACGGGGGCTTCAAGGCTGTAGAAGCTGCGCTCCGTGATGCGCGCGGCGATCTCGGCCCCCAGCCCGGAGAAGACCGGGGCCTCGTGGGCCACGACCATGCGCCCCGTGCGCTGCGCCGAGGCCTCGAGGGTCGCGAAGTCGATCGGCGACAGCGAGCGCAGGTCGATCACCTCGACCGAGCGGCCCTCCTGCGCGGCGGCCTCTGCGGCGGCCATGGCCACGGGCACCAGCGGACCCCACGCCACGAGGCTGAGCTCCGAGCCCTCGCGCAGCACCTGGGCGCTGAAGGGATCGGCGGTGCTCGGGTTCTCGAGGTCGACCTCCCCCTTGAGCCAGTAGCGGCGCTTGGGCTCGAAGAAGATCACGGGATCGGGGCAGGCGATCGACTGCTGGATCATCCAGTAGGCGTCCTGCGGCGAGGACGGCGAGACGATGCGCAGCCCGGCAGTGTGCGAGAACTGGGCCTCGGGCGACTCGGAGTGGTGCTCGATCGAGCCCACGAGCCCGCCGTAGGGGATGCGGATGGTCACCGGGACGGTGACGTCGCCGTCGGTGCGGGCATGCATCTTGGCCAGCTGGGTCGTGATCTGGTTGTAGGCGGGGAAGGTGAAGCCGTCGAACTGGATCTCGCACACCGGGCGGTACCCGCGCATGGCCATCCCGGTGGCGGTGCCCACGATCCCGGCCTCGCCCAGAGGGGTGTCCAGCACCCGGTGCGCGCCGAACTCCCCCTTGAGCCCCTCGGTCACGCGGTACACCCCGCCCAGGGAGCCGATGTCCTCGCCCATGAGCAGGACCCGGGGGTCCTCCCCCATGGCCCGGCGCATGCCCATGGTCAGGGCCTTGGCCAGAGTGGCCCGGACGGTCGTGGGTCCGCCCGTGCGCGTCTGCTGCTCGCTCATGGCCTCTGCCCCTCCTGGCTCTGCCCTGCGTCTGCGCCCGGTCCGCCCTCGCCGTCCAGGAAGGAATCGGCGTAGTCGCGATGCCAGGCCCGCTCCTCCTCCACGAGCGGGTGCGACTGCGCGTAGACGACGTCGAAGCGCTGGTCCAGCTCACCCGGATCGGAGCGCAGCAGCTCGGAGCGGACCTCCGTCAGCCACTGGTCGGTCTCCTCCTCCAGGTCCTGGAACCACTGCTCCTGCACTCCGAGCTCCGTCTCGAGCAGGGCGCGCATGCGCAGCAGGGGCTCCTTCTGCGCCCACTGCGCCTCCTCTGCGGAGAGGCGGTACTTGGTGGGGTCGTCCGCGGTGGTGTGCGCGCCCAGTCGGAAGGTCTCCGCCTCGATCAGCACGGGGCCGCGCCCCTCGCGGGCCTCGGCGGTCGCCCACCGGGTCACCGCCAGGACGGCCAGAGGGTCGTTGCCGTCGACCCGCACGCCCTCGAAGCCGTAGCCGGCCGCCCGGGCCGCCAGGGGCACGCGGGACTGCGTGGAGAACGGCACCGAGATCGCCCACTGGTTGTTCTGCACGAAGAACACCACGGGGGCGTCGTAGGAGGCGGCGAAGACCATGGACTCGTGGATCTCGCCCTCGGTCGAGGCGCCGTCGCCGAAGTAGACGGTGACAGCACCGGGCTCCGGCGCGGGCTCCCCCGCCTCCTCGGCAAGCCGGCGGTCCTGGACCATGCCCATGGCGTAGCCCACCGCGTGCGGGACCTGGGAGGCCAGTACCAGCGAGTAGACATGGGTCCGGGTCTCGGACGGCTTCCAGCCGGAGGCCGCGTGGCCCCGGAACTGCACCAGGACCCGCTCGGCCGGGACCCCGCGCTCCAGGACCACGGCATGCTCGCGGTAGGAGGGGAAGACGTAGTCGTGCTCGCCCTGGGCCAGCGCCGAGCCGACCTGGGCGGCCTCCTGGCCGCGCAGCGGGGGCCACAGGGCCATCTCGCCCTGGCGCTGCAGCGCGGTGGACATCTCGTCCAGGCGGCGCGCCCGCACCATCGAGCGGTGCATCCGCTGCAGCGCCTCGGCATCGACGTCCTCGACCCAGCGCGAGAAGCGCTCGTCGTGCTGGCGGGCGCCGTTCTCGTCGAGCAGGCGGACCACGGGCATGGTCGCGGCCACGGCCGCGGGGTGCGCTCCGATGCCGGCGCTCGCACGGGCGTCATGGGGATCCGCGACGAGCGCTTCCGGCGATCCGTCCGGGGCCACGTCGGCGGCGACCTCGACGGCCGGCGCGGCCTGCGCCGTCTGCGCGGACGACCGCTCAGCGCTGGGCTGCTCCTGATCGGGTCCCCGCTCCGGGACCTCGTCGGCCTGCGCCATGGGACACCTCCAGGTGTGGTTCACGCGGTGGCACGGCCCCGGGCCGTCCGGCCCGGCAGCTCATGCCTGCGTCTCCGTCTGCTGCGCGCAGAGCCCGGAGACGAAGCTGTCTCATGAGACTACGTGACGCGCGGGCGTCTGGAAGTTGGAGCAGATCTCCAAAAACCTGTCGTTGGCCTGGGGCACATCGATGCTGACCCGCACTCCGTCGCCGTCGAACGCCCGCACCGACAGAGCCTGCTGCGCGCAGGCCTCGGCGAAGCGGCGGGCGTCCTCGCCCAGCGGCAGCCACACGAAGTTCGCGCGCGTCTGCGGGACGTCCCAGCCCAGTTCCGCCAGCCGGGCCAGGACGCGCTCGCGCTCGTCGACGATGCGCTGGACCCGCTCCTGGACCTGCTCCAGGTGATCGAGCGAGGCGATCGCCGCGGTCTGGGCCATCTCGGTCACCGCGAACGTGGTCGCGACCTTGCGCAGCGAGGCTGTGACCTCCGGCTGCGAGAGCGAGTACCCCACGCGCAGACCGGCCAGGCCGTGGGCCTTGGAGAAGGTCCGCAGCGCGACCACGTTCGGGTGGGCGCGGTAGGTGCGCACGCCTTCGACGAGCTCCGGGTCGCCCTGGAACTCGAGGTAGGCCTCGTCCAGCACCACGAGGATGCCCTCGGGCACCCGGGCCAGGAAGCGCTCCGTCTCGTCCTGGCGCAGCGACGGGCCGGTGGGATTGTTCGGCGAGCACAGCAGGATCACGCGGGTGCGCTCGGTGATGGCCGCGAGCATGCCCTCGAGGTCGTGCGAGCCGTCCGGCAGGTTGGGGACCTGCACGCTCACGGCGCCTGCGGTCCCCACGACGATCGGGTAGGCCTCGAACGAGCGCCAGGGATAGATGACCTCATCGCCCGTGCCGTCGGAGGAGGTTCCCGCGAAGGCCGCGATGATCTGCGTCAGCGCACCCAGGCTGCCCGCACCGGTCACGATGTCATCGGCGGGCACGCCCAGGTGCTGGGCGATCCGCTCGCGCAGCGGCGCGGCGGTCGGGTCGGGATAGCGGTGCATCCGCTGTGCTGCCTGGGCGATGGCCTCCTGGGCTGCCGGCACCGGGCCCCAGGGGTTCTCGTTGGAGGACAGCTTGAAGGCCTCGAGGCCCTCGACGGGCTGCGGGGGCCGGCCCGCAGCGTAGTCGGGCAGGGCGGACAGGGCGGCGCGGGGTGCGACGGAGGACATGACCCTCACTGTAGCGGCGCGGCCCAGCATGAGGCCCACCCTCGGAGCCCCGTTCCGGACGGAACGCCGGCTCGAGCAGCGCGCGCCCGCCGCGCGCCCGGAGACGCCGCCCGAGGATGGAAGAATGTCCGCATGTCTCAGTCTTCCGCCCCCTCGACCGACGATCCCACGGCCCGCATCCCGCTCGGCGGGCTCGAGCCGCCCCTGGCCCTCGGAGCGCTGGACGGGCGCTACCGCCCGGCCGTCGCACCGCTGATCGATCACCTCTCGGAGGCGGCGCTGAACCGCAACCGGCTCCATGTGGAGATCGAGTGGTTCATCCACCTGTGCGCCGGACGCGTGCTGCCCGGGATCGAGCCGCTGGGCCAGGAGCAGATCGACGGGCTGCGCCGCATCGTCGAGGACTTCGGCGCCGAGGGCATCGCCGAGCTGGCCGAGATCGAGGCCGTGACCGTTCACGACGTCAAGGCCGTCGAGTACTACATCGGGCGCCGGCTGCCCGCGCTGGGCCTCGAGCACCTGATCCCGCTGGTGCACTTCGCCTGCACCTCCGAGGACATCAACAACCTCGCCTACGCCGTGGGCGTGCGCGATGCCGTCGAGCTGGTCTGGGCCCCGGCTGCCCGCGAGCTCGTGGAGCAGATCTCGCAGCTGGCCGCCGACAGCGCGGAGGCGCCCATGCTCTCGCGCACCCACGGACAGCCGGCCACGCCCACCACGCTGGGCAAGGAGCTCGCGGTCTTCGCCCACCGCCTGGGGCGCCAGCTCGCCCGGGTCGGATCCACGCAGTTCCTGGGCAAGATCAACGGGGCCACCGGAACCTACGCCGCCCACACGACCGCCGTACCGGAGGCCGACTGGCAGGAGGTCTCGCGCACCTTCGTCGAGGGGCTGGGGCTGAGCTGGAACCCCCTGACCACGCAGATCGAGTCGCACGACTGGCAGGCCGAGCTCTACGCGGACGTCGCCCGGTTCAACCGCATCCTGCACAACCTCTGCACGGACATCTGGTCCTACATCTCGATCGGCGTCTTCCGCCAGGTCCCCGTCGAGGGCGCCACCGGGTCCTCGACCATGCCGCACAAGGTCAATCCGATCCGCTTCGAGAACGCCGAGGCCAACCTGGAGATCTCGTGCTCGCTGCTGGACACGCTGGGAGCCACGCTCGTGACCTCGCGCTGGCAGCGCGACCTCACGGACTCGTCGTCCCAGCGCAACATCGGCACCGCCTTCGGGCACTCGCTGCTGGCGATCTCGAACGTCGCCAAGGGCCTGCAGCGCCTGGATGTGGCCCACGACGTCCTGGCCGCCGACCTCGACGAGAACTGGGAGGTCCTGGGAGAGGCGATCCAGACCGTCATGCGCGCCGAGGCGATCGCCGGGACCCCCGGCATGGAGAACCCCTACGAGCGCCTCAAGGACCTGACCCGCGGCCACCGCGTGGATCAGCAGCGCCTGCAGGAGTTCGTGGCCGCGCTCGGGCTGCCCGATGCCGCAGAGCAGCGCCTGTCCCAGCTCACGCCGCAGACCTACATCGGGATCGCCCCCAGGCTCGTGGAGCATCTCGAGCGCTGAGGGGCCCCGTCCCGTCCGAGGCTCCCGCGCAGACGACGCCGGGCGGTGCTGCTGGTCCAGCAGCACCGCCCGGCGTCGTCGTTCGCATCCCCTCTCAGCGACGCGGATCCGTCAGGTCCGCACCGCCCGATCACATGTCCTTGGCCGCCCAGCCAGCGGTGCGCACGCGGCGACGGCCGAACAGCCGTCCGGGGCGCGACGGGCGCAGCTCGGCCTGAGCGCCGACCGTCTCGAGCCACTCGGGGGCCATGCGCCCCAGCTCCTCGGCAGAGCCCGCGAAGGCCAGCGCGTCCACGGCGCTGTCGGCGCTCACGGCCACGGCATCCCACAACTCAGCGCCGACGCCGCGAGTCTGCTCGCAGAGCACGGCGAAGGCGCGGGCGCCCCGCTGCAGCGCGGGGTCCAGCACGGTGAGGTCCTCGCCCAGGGCCTCGGAGATCTCCCAGGCGGCGCCCACAGCGCTGACCGAGGAGCCGACCGCGATGGCCAGGGAGGCGAAGGGATCGGCCTCCTGGACGCGCTCCATGATGCGGTCGGCGGCCCTGGCGCAGCCGATGTCCCACAGGCCGAGCTCGGTGCCGCGCGGCAGGGTGAGCCGGCGCGTGCGGGTGTCGAGCTCGACGGTCTCGCCGCCGGTCAGCTCTCGCGACAGGCGGATCGGGCGGTACCAGCCGCTCGAGACGGCCTGGGCGCGCTGAGCGGCCTTGAGGACGGCGCACAGCGTGGGCGAGATCTGGGCGGTGAGCGCATGATCGCTGCTCAGGGAGAGCAGCAGGGACAGCTCGGAGTCCGGGCGCTCGGTGCTGAGCACCCGCGACAGGTCGGAGAGGACCTCGTCTGCGATGGACTCGGCGACCATGCGGGTCAGCGGGTCGACGGCGGACACGGTCCGCTGCGCCGTCAGCGTGGGGGCGCTGCGGCGGAGCCTGGGGGGAACGGCCATGGTGGGGGAACCTCGTGGGGGGATGAGGCGGGGCTGGGGATGCCCCGGACCAGATGAAGGCCGCCGCAGATCGACACCGGCCAGATTTTCGGGAGACAGAGGGTGAAGACGTATCGCAGCCCGCGATCCGGCTCCGCTCCTCTGCGCGATGCCCCGAGACTCCAGTCTCTCGGACTGCTGTCACAGCCCCTGTCGAATCGGCGCGCCATGTCGACGGAAGTGAGGTGAGGGCCTCGGCAACCGTCGGCACAGCCCATACGTTACCTGCGAGTAATGAAGATGCAACACCTTTTCTCCGATATTTTCGACCCATCTGACTGGGGACGATATTGAAACATGGTTGCATTGAATATCTAATGAATATGCATTTTGCAGTGGGCTGTTCAACACATTCTATCGCTGCTGCCGACAGCGGTGGGGGCACCGCCCGCAGCGAGTCGATCCAGCAGCTCCCCCGGCCGGTTGGTCGTGATCTGCTGGACGCCCAGGGCAAGGCACAGCTCGAGGTCCGCCGCGGTGTCGACCGTCCAGACCCGCAGGATCGAGCCCTGCGCCAGCCAGGTCCGCACGAGACCGGGGTGATCCCGCACGAAGGCGATGCCCGGACCCGCGATCTCGCACAGGCCCCGGGTGATGATCGGCTCCGCCGACGGCACGACCCAGCGCATGCCGGCGTGCACGAGCCGGGCCGTCACAGCCGGGACCCGCAGGCTCGCGGCCACGGACTCCGGGGTGGGATCCTCGATCAGCTGGCACACGTTGCGCGGGGCGACGGTCTGCAGGACATGGCGCACGGCATCGGGGTGGAAGCTCATGATCGAGACCTGCAGGTTCCCCAGGCGCCCGGTCTCCGGGTCCCAGCCCTCGGCCATCAGGACGCTGAGCACGGCCTCCTCCAGCCGATGACCGGCCGGGGAGGGATGCTTGGTCTCGATGGCGAGTCCGACCCGCCTGCCCGCGCCGCGCAGCAGCTCGAGCAGCTCCGGCAGCGTCAGCAGCTGCTCATGGGGCCCGCCGTGGCTGACCGGGATCTCGACGCCCTTCCAGGAGACGAAGTCCAGACGGCGCAGCTCGGCCAGCGTGTGCGAGGAGATCGGTCCGCGGCCGTCGCTCGTGCGCCCCAGCTGGGCGTCGTGGTGCAGGACCAGGTGGCCGTCGCGCGTGAGGTGGACGTCTCCCTCCACGCCGTCGGCCCCGTCCAGCAGGGCCTGCACGTATGCCGCCCGCGTGTGCTCGGGGTACTGAGCGCTCGCTCCGCGATGCGCGAGGATCCTGGGGCCCAAGCTGTGCCTTCCTGCGAGGAGAGGGTGCTGCGCCGTCGACTCGCAGGGAGTCGGACAGCGCTCTCGCCTCTCACGCTAGGGGCCCGCTGTGAACGCCGGGGGAACGACGACGGCCGACCCGATGAAGCACCTGGTCCCCGCCTGAAGGATCAGGCGGGGACCAGGTGTCCTGCATCATGTCGGCCGCTGTGCGCCGCAGGACTCAGCTGTCCTGCTGACCCTCGCCGCTGATCTGCGCCGGCTCACCGGCCTCCTCGGAATCCTTGGAGCGGTCTCGGGCGTCGTCGGCGAGCTTGGGAGCCCGGTCGACCTCGGACAGCTCGGGCGGGAAGCTCGCCGGAAGCGGCCCGAAGGCCTCCTGGGTGCTCTTCACGACCGCCCGCGACATCGCCAGGTTGGCGCCGCCGCCGACCACGGCGCCGATGCCGAAGGGCAGCGCGCGGCCCAGCGCCGCCGTGGACTGCTTGCGGATGAAGCGGCGCACGAACATGTTGCGCAGCTTCTTGCCGACATCGAGGCCGCCCTCCTTGGAGCCGGTGCCCATCATCAGGCCCCAGCGGTTCGTCAGGCCTCGGGACTTGGAGCTCGAGGCCAGGACCTGCTTCATGAGCACGCCCCCGTCCTCGCCGAGCATCAGGGCCATGACCATGGAGCGCGTGCGCACCGGGTCGGAGGTGTGCACGCCGTGCAGCTCCGCGATGGCCTGGGCGTACAGCGCGGTCATCTCCAGGTAGCCGCCGACCGAGACGGTCGACACGCCCAGGGAGGCCAGCGTGCCGATGCCCGGGATCATGGCCGCACCGCCGGCCACGCCGCCGGTGGCCGTGTTCGCCCGGACGTACATCCGCTCGAGGCGCTTGGCGATCTGCTCGGGGGTCTCGTCCGGGTGCTCGGCGCGCAGCCGCTTGACCCAGCGCAGCACGACGGGACGCTGCACCTTCAGGGCGTTGTCGAGGAAGCCGTTCAGCGCCGGGGTCGGCTTGCCGTCATCATCGAATGCGTGCTTCAGGGGGTTGAACGCCACGGTCGTCTCCTGGGGTGGGTGTCCTTGAGAAGTTCGACACCAGCCTACCCAAGGCCATCAGCGTCCTGTCTGATCGGCTCCTGACGACTGGCTCGGAGCCGCAGCCACGACTCAGCGCACGCGCAGATCCGCCCAGACGGGCCGATGGTCCGAGGTCGGGAAGGGATACGAGCCCGTGAGCTCCGCGCCGGGCCGCCCCGGGGCGGGCCAGAACACCTGGGAGTCCTGCACCCGGAGATTCGACGACGGCAGGACGTAGTCCACCCGCAGGTTGCCCGGCGCCTGGTCGGTGAAGTCCGCCGTGTCGAAGCGGTGCTCGCCCAGATGCCTCGTGTTGGCCCCTCCCTGGGCGGCAGCCGCCGCGACGGCCCCCTCCGAGCTCGGCCGGGGATCCTGGATGCGGTGGTGCTCCAGCAGCTGCCGGGCAGCCCCGGGCCAGGAGTCCCCGTCCTGAGGGTCGGAGTTCAGATCGCCCATGATCACGAACCTGCTGCCGGGCAGCAGTCCGCCGGTGCCCCCGTTGTCGTCGCGGATCCAGCTGCCGCGGCGCGAGCCCGTGATGTAGTCCGCCCAGAAGCGGATCTCGTCGTGGTTGCGCCTCCCGTTGCGGTCCTCGGATCCGTCGAACGACGGCGGAGTCGGGTGGGAGGCCAGCACATGGACGGTGTCGCGGCCCACCCGCACGGGAACGTCCCAGTGCGACTTCGACGACAGCCGCAGCCGCTTCCCGATCTCGCGGCCGTAGTAGTCCCAGGGCAGCAGGCTGTCCGGCATCTGCGACCAGAGCTGAAGCTGGAAGGTCCGCACCGCGCCGTGGTCGATGGGCGCCGTGGAGTACACGGCCATGCCGTACTGGCCGGGGAAGAGGCCGAAGCCCCAGGCATCGTCGCCGGTGCGCAGCGTCCCGTCGCCGTTGAGATCCAGGCCCGAGTCCACGCCCGTGTTGACGGCAGCGGTGAAGACGTGGGGGAAGTCCAGCGGGGCCTGGCCGTTCTGGCTGCGCGCCAGGTAGTTGTCCCGGAACAGCTGCACGCCCAGGTGCTCGGCTTCGTAGTCGAACTCGTTGATCAGCAGGACGTCGGGGGCGCAGCGCTGGATGACCTCGGCGACCGCCTGCGCCTGGGCGTTGCCGGGCGTGGAGAGATCCCGCACCAGCTGCCCCTGCGAGCCGCGGTTGAGCGAGGCGTTGTAGGTCATGAAGCGCAGCGTCCGATGCCCGGCCCCGCCGCGCTCGGAGGCTGCGGCGGGAAGGGCGATCGAGGTCACCGCGGCCCCGGCCAGGCCTTCGACCAGGCTGCGGCGGGTGAGTGCGGTGCGGCGGCTCATGTGATCCCCTGGAGTGCTCGGTGGGCGCGGCCGGTCGGCCGATGACATGGACCGACCGTAGCGAGAGCGGTTGAACCGGCCGTGAACGCACGGCGAGCGGATCGCGCGGATCGGTGAGACGATCCGAGCATGTCCCGCCCCGCACGCCGCTCCCGCTTCCTGTCCGCCCTCGACGCCGGGGCCGAGATCGCCTGGGACGAGCTGACCGGGGGGTGGATCCTCAGCATCGGCGGCGCCGAGCAGTCGCACGTGGACCTGGCGGATCCGAGCCGGGTCTTCTACGAGTACCTGCAGCGGATGTCGGCGGCCTGCGACCTGCAGCGCCCGAGCGGACAGCCCGTGCGCGCGCTGCATCTGGGGGCCGGGGCGCTGACGCTGCCCCGCCGGCTGAGCGCGGTCCGCCCTGGATCGCAGCAGACGGTGATCGAGCTGGCCCGCGAGCTGCCGGGGTTCGTGCTCGAGCACCTCCCCTGGCCGGACTCGCAGCCGCCCCGGATCCTGATCGGCGACGCCCGGGAGCAGCTCAGCGCGCTGCGCGAAACCGAGACGGAGCCGTTCGACCTGCTGGTGCTCGACGTCTTCGCCGGCGACGACGCACCCGACCATCTTCGCGAACGATCGTTCTACGAGGAGATGGCCCAGGTCCTGGCCCCCGACGGGGCGCTGATCGTCAACGTGGGCGATGACCCGGGACTCGGCTTCTTCCGCGAGCAGGCCGAGCGCATGGTGCAGGCCCAGGGCAGCGGCGGTGCCCCGGCCTTCGCCGACGTGTGGTGCCTGAGCGACGCCTCGATGCTCGACGGGCAGCGCGCCGGCAACCTCATCCTGCTGGGCTCGCCCTCGAGCATGCCGCGCGAGAACCTGGACGCCCTGCGCGCCGCCGGCCCTCACCCGGCCGCGGTCCTGGACCGCATGCAGCTCGAGGACTGGCTGGCCGGTGAGTGAATCCGCCGCTCAGGCGGTCGTGAAGCCGCTCAGGTCGCCCTGGGGGTCCTCGAAGTGCGCGTCCACGCGCATCACGGCCCCCGGTGCGTCCGGGCCCTGGATCTCCTTGAGCAGATCGCGCACCGCCCAGCGGGTGCCTTCAGCGATCACCTCCACGGTGCCGTCGTCGAGGTTGCGGGCGCAGCCCACGAGCCCCAGCTTCTCGGCGTGCTTCCACGTCCAGTAGCGGAAGCCCACGCCCTGCACCGTTCCGTGCACGATCGCGATGGCCCTCAGCCTCTGCCTGGTGTCCAAGCCGTCCTCCTCGTCTCGTGCTGCGACCTGCTGGCTCATGCCCGGGTCCCGGAATCGCTGGAGGAGCCCGAGGAGCCCTCGGCCGCATCGCGCAGGACGTCGCGTAGGTCCTCCGCGCTGCCGATCTCCCCGAGGTCGATGGCCCTGCCATCGGCCACGAAGCTCGGAGTCCCCGTCAGCTCGAGGTCCTCCGCCTGCTGGCTGTGCTGCTCGACGATCTCCTCGACGTCGCTGGAGCCCATGTCCTCGCGGAAGCGCTGCTCATCCAGCCCCGCCTCCCCGGCGAGCTCGACGAAGCGGTCCTCGAGCTCGCCGTCCGAGAGCTCGGACCACTCGTCGACGTCGTCGTAGACGAGGCTCGCGTACTCGTGGGCCTCCCCCTGACGACCGGCGGCCTCGACCGCGTGGGCCGCCGGCACCGCGTTGTCGTGCATGGACAGGGGGAAGTTCTTCACGCGCACGACGACCTCGCCGTCGAGCTCCTCGGCCACCTGCTCGACCGCAGGGTGGAAGGACCCGCACGCGGGGCACTCGTAGTCGGTGTACATGGTCACGACGGGCAGATCTCCGCTGGCCGTGT is from Kocuria palustris and encodes:
- a CDS encoding dihydrolipoamide acetyltransferase family protein — its product is MAQIFRLPDVGEGLTEAEIVTWKVRVGDQVSVDQPLVEIETAKSLVELPSPWEGAVLELLAQEGETLEVGAGLVSIGDSAEAPGSRPDPGYSATSAGGDAAADSSDPEAPAQSSSAEEEPQQKPLVGSGPKADPVVRRQRSRRPARPEPTRPEAPAEQAEPSRGRSTAEPAGGRASLGDGIADLLSRAGLGQGPGSRGDRLARLAGGGSREEAAAPGSGAAAAQPARASQPALAKPPVRKAAKEMGIDLREVSGTGEAGQVTKRDLLAYAAHLREVPDGPDGFWVSSDAPGAGDRTQRIPVKGVRKLTAQNMVKSAFSAPHVSIFVDVDATRTMEFVKRLKTSDHFEGVKVTPLLLLARAVIWAAARNPQVNATWTDREIVIKRYMNLGIAAATPRGLMVPNIKDAQDMSLRELAIALNELTATARAGRTQPGDMQNGTLSITNIGSLGIDIGTPIINPGEVAIVAFGTIKQKPWVVDGEIIPRWITTLGGSFDHRVVDGDLSARFMADVARILEEPALLLD
- a CDS encoding alpha-ketoacid dehydrogenase subunit beta; its protein translation is MSEQQTRTGGPTTVRATLAKALTMGMRRAMGEDPRVLLMGEDIGSLGGVYRVTEGLKGEFGAHRVLDTPLGEAGIVGTATGMAMRGYRPVCEIQFDGFTFPAYNQITTQLAKMHARTDGDVTVPVTIRIPYGGLVGSIEHHSESPEAQFSHTAGLRIVSPSSPQDAYWMIQQSIACPDPVIFFEPKRRYWLKGEVDLENPSTADPFSAQVLREGSELSLVAWGPLVPVAMAAAEAAAQEGRSVEVIDLRSLSPIDFATLEASAQRTGRMVVAHEAPVFSGLGAEIAARITERSFYSLEAPVIRVGGYHMPYPPAGVEADYVPDLDRVLDGMDRAFAY
- a CDS encoding thiamine pyrophosphate-dependent enzyme, with product MAQADEVPERGPDQEQPSAERSSAQTAQAAPAVEVAADVAPDGSPEALVADPHDARASAGIGAHPAAVAATMPVVRLLDENGARQHDERFSRWVEDVDAEALQRMHRSMVRARRLDEMSTALQRQGEMALWPPLRGQEAAQVGSALAQGEHDYVFPSYREHAVVLERGVPAERVLVQFRGHAASGWKPSETRTHVYSLVLASQVPHAVGYAMGMVQDRRLAEEAGEPAPEPGAVTVYFGDGASTEGEIHESMVFAASYDAPVVFFVQNNQWAISVPFSTQSRVPLAARAAGYGFEGVRVDGNDPLAVLAVTRWATAEAREGRGPVLIEAETFRLGAHTTADDPTKYRLSAEEAQWAQKEPLLRMRALLETELGVQEQWFQDLEEETDQWLTEVRSELLRSDPGELDQRFDVVYAQSHPLVEEERAWHRDYADSFLDGEGGPGADAGQSQEGQRP
- the hisC gene encoding histidinol-phosphate transaminase, with product MSSVAPRAALSALPDYAAGRPPQPVEGLEAFKLSSNENPWGPVPAAQEAIAQAAQRMHRYPDPTAAPLRERIAQHLGVPADDIVTGAGSLGALTQIIAAFAGTSSDGTGDEVIYPWRSFEAYPIVVGTAGAVSVQVPNLPDGSHDLEGMLAAITERTRVILLCSPNNPTGPSLRQDETERFLARVPEGILVVLDEAYLEFQGDPELVEGVRTYRAHPNVVALRTFSKAHGLAGLRVGYSLSQPEVTASLRKVATTFAVTEMAQTAAIASLDHLEQVQERVQRIVDERERVLARLAELGWDVPQTRANFVWLPLGEDARRFAEACAQQALSVRAFDGDGVRVSIDVPQANDRFLEICSNFQTPARHVVS
- the purB gene encoding adenylosuccinate lyase, which codes for MSQSSAPSTDDPTARIPLGGLEPPLALGALDGRYRPAVAPLIDHLSEAALNRNRLHVEIEWFIHLCAGRVLPGIEPLGQEQIDGLRRIVEDFGAEGIAELAEIEAVTVHDVKAVEYYIGRRLPALGLEHLIPLVHFACTSEDINNLAYAVGVRDAVELVWAPAARELVEQISQLAADSAEAPMLSRTHGQPATPTTLGKELAVFAHRLGRQLARVGSTQFLGKINGATGTYAAHTTAVPEADWQEVSRTFVEGLGLSWNPLTTQIESHDWQAELYADVARFNRILHNLCTDIWSYISIGVFRQVPVEGATGSSTMPHKVNPIRFENAEANLEISCSLLDTLGATLVTSRWQRDLTDSSSQRNIGTAFGHSLLAISNVAKGLQRLDVAHDVLAADLDENWEVLGEAIQTVMRAEAIAGTPGMENPYERLKDLTRGHRVDQQRLQEFVAALGLPDAAEQRLSQLTPQTYIGIAPRLVEHLER
- a CDS encoding FAD:protein FMN transferase, with translation MAVPPRLRRSAPTLTAQRTVSAVDPLTRMVAESIADEVLSDLSRVLSTERPDSELSLLLSLSSDHALTAQISPTLCAVLKAAQRAQAVSSGWYRPIRLSRELTGGETVELDTRTRRLTLPRGTELGLWDIGCARAADRIMERVQEADPFASLAIAVGSSVSAVGAAWEISEALGEDLTVLDPALQRGARAFAVLCEQTRGVGAELWDAVAVSADSAVDALAFAGSAEELGRMAPEWLETVGAQAELRPSRPGRLFGRRRVRTAGWAAKDM
- a CDS encoding glycerophosphodiester phosphodiesterase, with translation MGPRILAHRGASAQYPEHTRAAYVQALLDGADGVEGDVHLTRDGHLVLHHDAQLGRTSDGRGPISSHTLAELRRLDFVSWKGVEIPVSHGGPHEQLLTLPELLELLRGAGRRVGLAIETKHPSPAGHRLEEAVLSVLMAEGWDPETGRLGNLQVSIMSFHPDAVRHVLQTVAPRNVCQLIEDPTPESVAASLRVPAVTARLVHAGMRWVVPSAEPIITRGLCEIAGPGIAFVRDHPGLVRTWLAQGSILRVWTVDTAADLELCLALGVQQITTNRPGELLDRLAAGGAPTAVGSSDRMC